The following proteins are encoded in a genomic region of Sorangiineae bacterium MSr12523:
- the nusB gene encoding transcription antitermination factor NusB, translating to MGARHSGRESALQMLFQIEVSGASAEEAISLFWRNFEGEPEGRAYAEEIVRGVTAATEELDARIAAASKHWRLERMGRVDRNLLRAGTWELEHRQDVPRAVILDEAVELAKAYGSESSSSFVNGVLDRIAEELGRKDTDR from the coding sequence ATGGGCGCACGTCACTCCGGCCGAGAATCGGCACTGCAAATGCTCTTTCAAATCGAGGTCTCCGGCGCCTCGGCCGAGGAGGCCATTTCCCTCTTCTGGCGCAACTTCGAGGGCGAGCCGGAGGGCCGCGCTTACGCCGAGGAAATCGTGCGCGGGGTGACCGCGGCGACGGAAGAACTCGATGCGCGCATCGCCGCCGCATCGAAGCACTGGCGCCTCGAACGCATGGGCCGGGTCGACCGCAACCTGCTGCGCGCGGGAACGTGGGAACTCGAGCATCGGCAGGACGTGCCCCGCGCCGTCATCCTCGACGAGGCCGTCGAGTTGGCGAAAGCCTACGGCAGCGAGTCCTCGAGCTCCTTCGTCAACGGCGTGCTCGATCGCATCGCCGAGGAACTCGGCCGCAAGGACACGGATCGCTAG
- a CDS encoding riboflavin synthase: MFTGLVEATGQLIRRERVGVDARLEIRYAPESPFVIGESIAIDGVCLTVQTITEQGFLCDASSETLARTTLGELTLPATVNLERATPLGGRMGGHIVSGHVDATGVLLERQPVGEMSKLVFGFPANLARFIAEKGSICVNGVSLTVNGVAADRFDVMIIPHTAQVTSLGALQPGGRVNLEVDVLARYVLRAREVDAVDAAEKS; this comes from the coding sequence ATGTTTACCGGACTGGTCGAAGCAACGGGACAACTTATCCGACGGGAACGCGTCGGTGTGGATGCCCGCCTGGAAATACGTTACGCGCCCGAATCACCCTTCGTCATCGGAGAATCCATCGCCATCGATGGGGTGTGCCTCACGGTGCAAACCATCACCGAGCAAGGCTTCCTCTGCGATGCCTCCTCCGAAACGCTGGCGCGAACCACACTTGGCGAGCTCACCTTGCCTGCCACCGTGAACCTCGAACGAGCCACGCCCCTCGGCGGCCGCATGGGAGGCCACATCGTCTCCGGGCACGTCGACGCCACCGGCGTCCTCCTCGAGAGGCAACCCGTGGGCGAAATGTCCAAATTGGTCTTCGGCTTCCCCGCGAATCTCGCGCGTTTCATCGCCGAAAAAGGCTCCATCTGTGTCAACGGTGTGAGCCTCACCGTCAACGGCGTGGCGGCGGACCGCTTCGACGTCATGATCATCCCGCACACCGCGCAAGTCACCTCGCTGGGCGCATTGCAGCCCGGCGGACGCGTGAACCTCGAGGTCGACGTTCTCGCACGCTACGTGTTGCGCGCGCGCGAAGTAGACGCCGTCGACGCCGCGGAGAAGAGCTAA
- a CDS encoding YbjN domain-containing protein, with product MSDVLSPNAPVYADRSTGQVFPDARTMVNAYLAQFADRAGATLDELDDSGYTQVRKGSASVGINVLGDHGVLLLLAPVMSVPKAHKERFYRRLLELSFLTTADAAFAIDAQKDEVYVRALRRLSGLDYEEFEDLLETVGKVADEWDDVLRKEF from the coding sequence ATGTCGGACGTCTTGTCGCCCAACGCCCCCGTCTACGCGGACCGCTCTACGGGCCAGGTTTTCCCGGATGCGCGCACCATGGTGAACGCGTACCTCGCGCAGTTCGCCGATCGCGCGGGGGCGACCCTCGATGAGCTCGACGATTCGGGCTACACGCAAGTCCGAAAGGGCTCGGCCAGCGTGGGCATCAACGTTCTGGGCGATCACGGCGTGCTGCTTCTGCTCGCACCGGTGATGTCCGTTCCGAAAGCGCACAAGGAGCGCTTCTACCGCCGGCTGCTCGAGCTCTCGTTCCTCACCACCGCGGATGCGGCCTTCGCGATCGATGCGCAGAAGGACGAAGTGTACGTGCGCGCGCTGCGCCGGCTTTCGGGCCTCGATTACGAGGAGTTCGAGGACCTGCTCGAGACAGTGGGCAAGGTCGCGGACGAGTGGGATGATGTATTGAGAAAAGAATTTTGA
- the ribH gene encoding 6,7-dimethyl-8-ribityllumazine synthase yields MPTLEDARTIVGNLVVPSGAKFAIVASRFNDFIVEPLLRGAFDAIVRHGGDARNITIVRVPGAWEIPVVVERLAHVAMRQQRPASGPGGERKFDAIIALSTVIRGSTPHFDYVAGEAAKVGSVAAATGVPVSFGVLTTDTIEQAIERAGTKAGNKGWDAAVSAIEMVSLSRALDEAGL; encoded by the coding sequence ATGCCCACCCTCGAAGACGCACGCACGATCGTTGGCAACCTCGTCGTGCCGAGCGGCGCCAAGTTCGCGATCGTCGCGAGCCGCTTCAACGACTTCATCGTCGAGCCGCTCTTGCGCGGCGCATTCGACGCCATCGTCCGCCACGGCGGTGATGCCAGGAACATCACCATCGTGCGCGTCCCCGGCGCTTGGGAAATCCCCGTCGTCGTGGAGCGCCTGGCCCACGTTGCGATGCGGCAACAACGGCCCGCGAGCGGGCCTGGGGGCGAACGGAAGTTCGACGCCATCATCGCCCTCTCCACGGTCATCCGCGGCTCCACACCGCACTTCGACTACGTGGCCGGAGAGGCCGCCAAGGTCGGAAGCGTCGCCGCCGCCACGGGTGTTCCCGTCTCCTTCGGCGTTCTGACGACGGACACCATCGAACAAGCCATCGAGCGCGCCGGCACCAAGGCCGGCAACAAAGGATGGGACGCCGCCGTTTCGGCCATCGAAATGGTGTCGCTCTCCCGAGCGCTGGACGAAGCGGGGCTGTAA
- a CDS encoding trypsin-like serine protease translates to MKHAVLFAWAAAVLAAGCSTETEPADVTSQTSDEIVGGTVDPGDPAVVAVYARAPGATKGALCTGEVIAPTVVLTAAHCITEVDPGAIHYVVPGPVFQQVPQSQWLATKEVHADPAFDASNLTNGHDIGVVILAQPTTITPIPFIRTPLPSSVVGKNVRLVGYGLDNGVTQTGAGTKRQVTVPIVSMNDKTLETGNLLQKACNGDSGGPALLNIDGKETIVGVTSYGLVLCLLTANYTRVDLYTSFIDQYLP, encoded by the coding sequence ATGAAACACGCGGTTCTTTTCGCATGGGCGGCGGCGGTATTGGCTGCGGGGTGCAGCACGGAGACCGAGCCCGCTGACGTCACGTCGCAGACATCGGACGAAATCGTGGGCGGCACCGTCGATCCGGGCGATCCCGCCGTCGTGGCCGTCTACGCGCGCGCACCCGGCGCCACCAAAGGCGCACTCTGCACGGGGGAAGTGATCGCGCCCACCGTCGTTCTCACGGCGGCCCACTGCATCACCGAAGTCGATCCGGGTGCCATCCACTACGTGGTTCCGGGGCCCGTATTCCAACAGGTCCCGCAATCGCAATGGCTCGCCACGAAGGAGGTCCACGCGGATCCGGCGTTCGATGCATCGAACCTCACGAATGGACACGACATCGGGGTCGTGATCCTCGCACAGCCCACGACCATCACGCCCATTCCGTTCATCCGCACACCGCTTCCTTCGAGCGTCGTCGGCAAGAATGTGCGGCTCGTAGGCTATGGGCTCGACAACGGCGTGACGCAGACCGGCGCCGGCACGAAGCGTCAAGTCACGGTGCCCATCGTGTCGATGAACGACAAGACGCTGGAGACGGGAAATCTCCTTCAAAAAGCCTGCAACGGCGACTCCGGCGGCCCCGCGCTGCTGAACATCGACGGCAAGGAGACCATCGTCGGCGTGACGTCCTACGGACTCGTTCTTTGTCTGCTGACGGCGAACTACACGCGGGTCGATCTCTATACGAGCTTCATCGACCAGTACCTCCCATAG
- a CDS encoding SDR family NAD(P)-dependent oxidoreductase, with the protein MPETSLEGLHILITGSTDGIGAVTAEELGRAGAIVYVHGRNAEKIERTLASLRGHGINAPRGFQADLASLEETAKLAERIVAEVPQLDVLINNAGVGTGDQTGKRGQREISQDGFELRFAVNYLAPFVLTRNLIAAGRIPRAVIHVSSIGQEDIDFDDLMLEQHYSGTSAYCRSKLAQILFTFDLAESHPAIKTHALHPGTYLDTNMVRKAGIRPLGNAGEGADAILFVTRHALSDGPNGLYFDQQRTARPLPQAYDRTARTRLRKVSEELAAPFLR; encoded by the coding sequence ATGCCCGAAACGTCCCTCGAAGGCCTCCACATTCTCATCACCGGATCGACCGACGGCATCGGCGCCGTCACGGCGGAAGAGCTGGGCCGCGCCGGCGCCATCGTCTACGTGCACGGCCGCAACGCCGAGAAGATCGAGCGCACGCTTGCATCCCTGCGCGGACACGGCATCAACGCCCCACGCGGATTTCAGGCCGATCTTGCTTCGCTCGAGGAGACCGCGAAGCTCGCAGAACGCATCGTCGCGGAAGTGCCCCAACTCGATGTGCTCATCAACAACGCGGGAGTTGGCACCGGCGACCAGACAGGTAAGCGCGGCCAGCGCGAAATCAGCCAGGACGGATTCGAGCTTCGCTTCGCCGTCAATTATCTAGCGCCGTTCGTGCTGACGCGAAACCTCATCGCCGCCGGCCGCATCCCGCGCGCGGTCATCCATGTTTCATCCATTGGTCAGGAAGATATCGATTTCGACGACCTGATGCTGGAGCAGCATTATTCGGGAACGTCGGCGTACTGCCGAAGCAAGCTCGCGCAAATCTTGTTCACCTTCGATCTCGCGGAGAGTCATCCGGCCATCAAGACGCACGCCCTTCACCCCGGCACGTACCTCGACACGAACATGGTGCGCAAGGCCGGCATCCGGCCCTTGGGAAACGCGGGAGAAGGCGCCGACGCGATCCTTTTCGTCACACGTCACGCGTTGAGCGACGGTCCCAACGGACTCTATTTCGATCAACAACGCACGGCACGCCCGCTCCCTCAGGCCTACGACCGCACGGCACGCACACGCCTGCGAAAAGTCTCCGAAGAACTCGCTGCGCCTTTCCTGCGCTAG
- a CDS encoding trypsin-like serine protease — translation MKKGAFICAAAMLCVACTMEAAESEMTGQSQDAIVGGTEDAADPAVVAVYARVPGETKGSLCTGEVISPTVVLTAAHCITEVTPGSVHYVVPGNKFQSVPASQWLAVKEVHADPAFDAQHLEAGHDIGVVILAQPTTIRPLPFLRAPLPVDAVGQRVRLVGYGLDNGFRQTGAGTKRTVNVPIVSIDDVTLETGNLFQKACSGDSGGPAFLDINGQETIVGVTSYGFIFCLFEAFYTRVDLYTDFIEQYL, via the coding sequence ATGAAGAAGGGCGCATTCATTTGCGCGGCAGCAATGCTGTGCGTGGCGTGCACCATGGAGGCGGCCGAGTCCGAGATGACCGGCCAGTCTCAGGACGCCATCGTGGGCGGCACCGAAGATGCCGCGGATCCTGCGGTCGTTGCGGTTTATGCGCGCGTTCCAGGAGAAACCAAAGGGTCGCTTTGCACGGGCGAAGTGATTTCACCGACGGTCGTTCTCACGGCCGCTCACTGCATTACCGAGGTCACACCCGGGTCCGTGCATTACGTGGTACCGGGCAACAAGTTCCAAAGCGTTCCCGCGTCGCAGTGGCTCGCGGTGAAGGAGGTGCACGCCGATCCGGCTTTCGATGCGCAACACCTCGAGGCTGGGCACGACATCGGCGTGGTGATTCTCGCGCAGCCAACGACCATCCGGCCGCTCCCATTTTTGCGAGCACCGTTGCCCGTCGATGCGGTCGGACAACGGGTCCGCCTGGTGGGCTACGGCCTCGACAACGGATTCCGGCAAACGGGCGCTGGCACGAAGCGCACGGTCAACGTCCCCATCGTTTCCATCGATGACGTGACGTTGGAGACGGGCAACCTGTTTCAAAAAGCGTGCAGCGGTGACTCGGGCGGCCCCGCGTTTCTCGACATCAATGGCCAGGAGACGATCGTCGGCGTCACGTCGTACGGATTCATCTTCTGCCTGTTCGAAGCCTTCTACACGCGGGTCGATCTCTATACCGATTTCATCGAGCAGTATTTGTAG
- a CDS encoding SDR family oxidoreductase yields MSGPSGKGETIIVFGASSGVGEAVATLAHRQGARAVAVGRDGRKLEALRGRVGGVEVASVDASRREDVDAFFHAQGAFDHLVIALSGGKGAGAFRELPLDDVRSGFEAKFFPQLSVAQAALSTLKKEGGSITFISAASARSVAPGTAGLAAINAAIEAVIPVLALELAPIRVNGISPGVIDTPWWDTVPADVKAGFFERARANLPVRRVGTPEEVAELVWFLAHAGFVTGSVYEIDGGHRLTASRA; encoded by the coding sequence ATGAGCGGGCCGAGTGGAAAAGGTGAAACCATCATCGTATTTGGCGCCAGCTCCGGCGTGGGCGAAGCCGTGGCCACCCTGGCGCATCGCCAGGGCGCACGCGCAGTGGCCGTCGGGCGCGATGGGCGAAAGCTCGAAGCCCTTCGCGGGCGAGTGGGCGGCGTGGAAGTCGCATCGGTCGACGCCTCCCGGAGGGAAGACGTCGATGCATTTTTTCACGCGCAAGGCGCCTTCGATCACCTCGTCATTGCCCTCAGCGGCGGCAAGGGCGCGGGCGCCTTCCGCGAGCTCCCTCTCGACGACGTGCGCTCGGGCTTCGAGGCCAAGTTCTTCCCGCAGCTCAGCGTCGCACAGGCTGCGCTTTCCACGCTGAAGAAGGAAGGTGGCTCGATCACCTTCATCAGCGCCGCATCCGCGCGATCCGTGGCCCCCGGCACCGCAGGCCTCGCGGCCATCAACGCCGCCATCGAGGCGGTCATCCCCGTCTTGGCGTTGGAGCTCGCGCCGATTCGCGTCAACGGCATTTCACCGGGCGTGATCGACACACCGTGGTGGGACACAGTGCCGGCCGACGTCAAAGCCGGCTTTTTCGAGCGCGCACGCGCCAACTTGCCGGTCCGCCGCGTGGGCACGCCGGAGGAGGTCGCGGAACTCGTCTGGTTCCTCGCGCATGCCGGTTTCGTTACCGGCTCGGTCTATGAAATCGACGGCGGACATCGTCTTACTGCTTCAAGAGCGTGA
- a CDS encoding S41 family peptidase produces MKYSIFTAATVLAAAAVFACSDKGTSTDEGFTTEALEGADAWCARVAAGPPGAGDLRIELSTAHANVRFFGPHPTFNEVDQAFAAGLGEAGPIVPKRALATYAARLGGAACALNANPKPLGPAQVIALGPVAIVRPGTGRISLPQGTRAVLVDLHGLPAVDGLRSALEAAVAPALASPVPRATSHVRQHFGMTDETQENEYLNSIESVAQDAIPSTGSSDLPLVLLTAKALAPEAAELAITLRLANRAWIAGESVRAEAAESRWTPVKNTGLAWRAQELYSGDARWPDEVPADFSAQTPEQAAVRTSGLGAPPPITAGASNRAKLEPIVPGFEPQPETLGLGEARASLLAMHGATRRFFPYFHVVGDHIDERLQETMDAIEALPSLDRTSLLKQLRRFGEVLHDGHVGAADWSSGSTPTGFGYFPAKLEDVNGEPVVRRTIVEGVHPGDTITRIGNTSVAEWYARERPLVSGATEGWIRERIMRSMLRLQGPTEFGLRAPDGTSHTVTVQPVSAAAFLAFGTAAVHRAPGWLSDLGAPKLYYTTMTEAMTGGRPEFRRTLAEARDAEGLILDMRGYPAFGLYDEAMRLIPHAFSSPIFNFPVVRPASQTFQADHYDFDPLTDPSYAGPIVLLIGPQAISAAENFSIMLVDAKRLTAIVGRRSAGTNGNITTLFLPGAFSFTFTGMEILHTDRSRFHGIGIVPDIEVTLNAQDFQQGIDPELARAIDVLRAR; encoded by the coding sequence ATGAAATATTCTATCTTCACTGCTGCAACCGTCCTTGCGGCAGCAGCTGTTTTCGCGTGCTCGGACAAGGGCACGTCGACCGACGAAGGCTTCACGACCGAAGCTCTGGAGGGCGCGGATGCGTGGTGCGCGCGTGTGGCCGCGGGCCCGCCGGGCGCAGGCGATCTGCGCATCGAGCTTTCGACGGCGCATGCCAATGTTCGCTTTTTCGGCCCTCATCCGACGTTCAACGAAGTCGATCAAGCCTTTGCGGCAGGCCTCGGCGAGGCCGGCCCCATCGTGCCGAAGCGCGCGCTGGCGACGTATGCCGCCCGGCTTGGCGGCGCGGCGTGCGCGCTGAATGCGAACCCGAAGCCGCTCGGCCCGGCGCAGGTGATCGCGCTGGGACCCGTGGCCATCGTTCGACCGGGCACGGGCCGCATCTCGTTGCCGCAGGGCACGCGCGCGGTGCTCGTGGATTTGCACGGATTGCCCGCGGTCGATGGATTGCGCAGCGCGCTCGAGGCCGCGGTAGCGCCCGCGCTCGCATCTCCTGTCCCACGCGCGACGTCGCACGTTCGTCAGCACTTCGGAATGACGGACGAGACGCAGGAGAACGAATACTTGAACTCCATCGAGTCCGTCGCGCAGGACGCGATTCCCTCGACGGGCTCCTCGGATCTCCCCCTCGTGCTGCTCACGGCCAAGGCCCTCGCGCCCGAGGCCGCGGAGCTCGCGATCACCTTGCGCCTTGCAAACCGCGCGTGGATCGCAGGCGAGAGCGTGCGTGCCGAAGCGGCCGAGTCTCGATGGACGCCGGTGAAAAACACCGGCCTCGCGTGGCGCGCCCAGGAGCTCTATTCGGGCGACGCACGATGGCCCGACGAGGTACCGGCCGACTTTTCGGCGCAAACTCCCGAGCAGGCTGCCGTTCGCACCTCAGGCCTCGGCGCACCGCCACCGATCACGGCCGGCGCGTCGAATCGCGCGAAACTCGAGCCCATCGTTCCCGGCTTCGAGCCACAACCCGAAACGCTGGGCCTCGGCGAAGCCCGCGCGTCGTTGCTGGCGATGCACGGCGCAACCCGCCGCTTCTTTCCTTACTTTCACGTGGTGGGCGATCACATCGACGAACGCCTGCAGGAGACGATGGACGCCATCGAGGCGTTGCCCAGCCTCGATCGCACCTCGCTTTTGAAGCAATTGCGGCGCTTTGGAGAGGTTCTTCACGATGGGCACGTTGGAGCTGCGGACTGGTCCTCGGGATCGACCCCCACCGGCTTCGGCTACTTCCCGGCCAAGCTCGAGGATGTGAACGGCGAACCCGTCGTGCGCCGCACCATCGTGGAGGGCGTGCACCCCGGCGATACCATCACGCGGATCGGCAACACCTCCGTCGCCGAATGGTATGCGCGCGAGAGGCCGCTCGTGTCCGGCGCCACCGAAGGATGGATCCGCGAGCGCATCATGCGGAGCATGCTCCGGCTACAAGGTCCGACCGAGTTCGGTCTTCGCGCCCCCGACGGTACGAGCCACACCGTCACCGTCCAACCCGTTTCTGCCGCGGCCTTCCTGGCGTTCGGCACGGCGGCCGTCCACCGCGCACCCGGGTGGCTGAGCGATCTGGGCGCGCCGAAGCTCTATTACACCACGATGACGGAGGCGATGACGGGCGGCAGGCCCGAGTTCCGCCGGACGCTTGCCGAGGCTCGCGATGCCGAAGGACTGATCCTCGACATGCGAGGCTATCCGGCGTTCGGCCTCTACGACGAAGCAATGCGGCTCATCCCGCATGCCTTTTCCTCGCCGATTTTCAACTTCCCCGTGGTCCGGCCCGCGTCGCAGACCTTCCAGGCCGACCACTACGATTTCGATCCGCTGACGGACCCTTCGTACGCGGGCCCCATTGTCTTGCTGATTGGTCCCCAGGCCATCTCCGCGGCGGAGAACTTCTCGATCATGCTCGTCGATGCCAAACGCCTCACGGCCATCGTCGGACGTCGGAGCGCTGGGACGAACGGCAACATCACGACACTGTTTCTCCCAGGTGCATTCTCCTTCACCTTTACCGGAATGGAGATTCTCCACACCGACAGGTCTCGCTTTCACGGGATCGGAATCGTTCCTGACATCGAGGTCACCTTGAACGCCCAAGATTTCCAGCAGGGCATCGATCCGGAGCTCGCACGTGCGATCGACGTACTTCGTGCTCGGTGA
- a CDS encoding trypsin-like serine protease — protein MKQAWLWAVALLAAGCSAEARNEAPTDESTDQKIIGGVDDPNDPAVVAVYARVPGATKGALCTGEIISPTVVLTAAHCITEVDPGSVHHVIPGFKFKEVPESQWLAVKETHADPQFDAQNLPNGHDIGVLILQEPTTIAPLPFVRTPLPDSVVGQSVRLVGYGLNDGFGQTGAGIKREVTVPINSMDDKTLETGTFSKKSCNGDSGGPAFLKIDGKETIVGVTSYGIIYCLGYGYYTRVDKYTAFIDQYLQ, from the coding sequence ATGAAACAAGCATGGCTTTGGGCGGTGGCGCTGTTGGCAGCGGGTTGCAGTGCCGAGGCGCGCAATGAGGCTCCCACGGACGAGTCGACCGACCAAAAGATCATAGGTGGTGTCGACGATCCGAACGATCCGGCCGTCGTTGCCGTCTACGCCAGAGTCCCCGGTGCCACGAAGGGTGCACTCTGCACGGGTGAAATCATCTCCCCCACGGTCGTGCTCACCGCCGCGCATTGCATCACCGAGGTCGATCCTGGCTCGGTGCATCATGTCATTCCGGGCTTCAAATTCAAGGAAGTCCCCGAATCGCAATGGCTGGCCGTCAAAGAGACGCACGCCGACCCGCAATTCGACGCGCAGAATCTCCCCAATGGCCACGACATCGGTGTGCTCATTCTCCAAGAGCCCACGACCATCGCGCCACTCCCCTTCGTTCGCACACCGCTGCCCGACAGCGTCGTCGGTCAAAGTGTGCGCCTGGTAGGCTACGGTTTGAACGACGGCTTCGGGCAAACCGGCGCCGGCATCAAGCGCGAGGTCACCGTCCCGATCAACAGCATGGACGACAAGACCCTCGAGACGGGCACCTTCAGCAAGAAATCCTGCAACGGCGACTCGGGCGGCCCCGCCTTCCTGAAGATCGATGGCAAAGAAACCATCGTGGGCGTCACGTCCTACGGCATCATCTACTGCCTTGGATATGGCTATTACACGCGGGTGGACAAGTATACCGCCTTCATTGATCAGTATTTGCAGTAG
- the ribB gene encoding 3,4-dihydroxy-2-butanone-4-phosphate synthase, whose protein sequence is MAPMLDIDPRLLERVNAAIHAIRSGKMVILTDDEDRENEGDLCMAAEFATAEAINFMATHGRGLICLTLVEEQIDRLGLPMMQSPGRGGPPLGTAFTVSVEARHGVTTGISAADRAFTTRLAASPDCRPDDLVTPGHVFPLKARTGGVLVRTGQTEGSVDLARLAGLTPAGVICEIMNEDGTMARMPDLEIFAKKHGLLIVTIADLIQYRLQTERLVRRLTEQSILLDATGTVWRTIVYESATDGRQLLALVKGDVEGGGPVVCRMHAGSLIADTFASTPREGARNLKEAFRHIEAEGRGVVVYLPPKGNVELELELHAALSAPPHEKKEYPLRDFGLGAQVLFDLGLHKIRLLTNNPRKIAGITGYGLEVVESIPLRSMTSKVPPAPSSGRLP, encoded by the coding sequence ATGGCACCCATGTTGGATATCGATCCGAGGCTTCTGGAGCGGGTCAACGCCGCCATCCACGCCATCCGCAGCGGCAAAATGGTCATCCTCACGGACGACGAAGACCGCGAAAACGAAGGTGATCTCTGCATGGCCGCGGAGTTCGCGACGGCGGAGGCCATCAACTTCATGGCCACCCACGGCCGAGGCCTCATCTGCCTCACCCTCGTGGAAGAGCAGATCGATCGCCTGGGCCTGCCCATGATGCAGTCGCCCGGCCGCGGCGGCCCTCCGCTCGGCACCGCCTTCACCGTCAGCGTCGAAGCACGCCACGGCGTCACCACCGGCATCAGCGCCGCCGATCGCGCGTTCACCACGCGCCTGGCCGCCAGCCCCGATTGCCGCCCCGACGATCTGGTCACCCCCGGTCACGTCTTCCCGCTCAAAGCCCGCACCGGCGGCGTCTTGGTGCGCACGGGCCAGACGGAAGGCTCCGTGGATCTCGCCCGCCTCGCCGGCCTCACCCCGGCGGGGGTCATCTGCGAGATCATGAACGAAGACGGCACGATGGCGCGCATGCCAGACTTGGAGATCTTCGCCAAGAAGCACGGCCTGCTCATCGTCACCATCGCCGATTTGATTCAGTACCGCCTGCAGACCGAGCGCCTCGTGCGCCGCCTCACCGAGCAATCTATCCTGCTCGACGCGACCGGCACGGTGTGGCGCACCATCGTCTACGAGTCCGCGACGGACGGGCGTCAGCTCCTCGCCTTGGTCAAAGGCGATGTCGAGGGTGGCGGCCCCGTCGTGTGCCGCATGCACGCTGGCTCGCTCATCGCCGACACGTTCGCCTCCACACCGCGCGAGGGTGCGCGCAACCTGAAGGAAGCCTTCCGCCACATCGAGGCCGAGGGGCGCGGGGTCGTCGTCTACCTGCCGCCCAAAGGCAACGTCGAGCTGGAACTGGAGCTTCACGCTGCGCTTTCCGCACCGCCCCACGAGAAAAAAGAATATCCACTGCGCGACTTCGGCCTGGGCGCGCAGGTTCTCTTCGATTTGGGGCTGCACAAGATCCGTCTCCTGACGAACAATCCGCGTAAGATTGCGGGCATCACCGGCTACGGGCTCGAGGTCGTCGAGAGCATCCCGCTTCGATCCATGACATCCAAAGTACCGCCCGCACCTTCCTCCGGGAGACTTCCGTAA
- a CDS encoding leucyl aminopeptidase encodes MDLRYLPQDLRRLDEANAEVVACAIWQDEKPMRGLAGLLDWRLAGKLSSLQRQDYLRGEIGEVLCVPGRPRLPFDKVLVFGLGPREDFEEPRFRETVLHLLRTLEGLHVPRAVVELPGRSDAAIQPDRAATVVLECVGTSAAHDTWWIVDHADAERHLLERAQEEQRRARRA; translated from the coding sequence ATGGACTTACGTTACCTGCCGCAAGATCTCCGCCGCCTCGACGAAGCCAACGCCGAAGTCGTCGCCTGCGCCATCTGGCAGGACGAAAAGCCCATGCGAGGCCTCGCGGGATTGCTCGACTGGCGCCTTGCCGGGAAACTGAGCTCTCTCCAGCGCCAGGATTACCTGCGCGGTGAAATCGGTGAGGTCCTCTGTGTACCTGGCCGGCCGCGATTGCCCTTCGACAAGGTGCTCGTTTTTGGCCTCGGCCCGCGCGAAGACTTCGAGGAGCCGCGCTTTCGCGAGACCGTGCTTCACCTTTTGCGCACGCTCGAAGGGCTGCACGTCCCACGCGCAGTGGTCGAGCTGCCCGGCCGCTCCGATGCAGCCATCCAGCCCGATCGCGCGGCCACGGTGGTGCTCGAATGCGTCGGCACCTCGGCGGCGCACGACACGTGGTGGATCGTGGACCACGCCGACGCCGAGCGGCATCTGCTCGAGCGCGCACAAGAAGAACAACGGCGCGCGCGTCGGGCGTAA
- a CDS encoding TetR/AcrR family transcriptional regulator produces the protein MDRPKVGRKRSEESKTAILEASLELLRERGYGKVTADAIAERAGVGKQTMYRWWPSKADVVLEALTETARTSILERDLGDLESDLRAFLTATFRALNGPRALGPVMRGLMAEAQLDAEFAVRFGEYIAWRRAVLSSLVQRAVERGEVAKGTSIETLVDMLFGAMWYRLLLDRPIGPKLAASLAKLATRAVR, from the coding sequence ATGGATCGTCCCAAGGTGGGTCGGAAGCGAAGTGAGGAGTCGAAAACGGCCATTCTCGAGGCCTCTCTGGAGCTTTTGCGCGAGCGCGGGTACGGCAAGGTCACGGCCGATGCCATCGCCGAGCGCGCCGGTGTGGGTAAACAGACGATGTACCGCTGGTGGCCATCGAAAGCCGACGTGGTGCTCGAGGCGCTGACGGAGACGGCGCGCACGTCGATTCTCGAGCGCGATCTCGGCGATCTGGAATCGGATCTGCGCGCGTTCCTCACGGCGACGTTTCGCGCTCTGAACGGGCCGCGCGCCCTCGGGCCGGTGATGCGCGGCCTCATGGCCGAGGCGCAGCTCGACGCCGAGTTCGCCGTTCGCTTTGGCGAGTACATCGCCTGGCGTCGCGCCGTGCTCTCGAGCCTCGTTCAGCGCGCGGTCGAGCGCGGCGAGGTGGCCAAAGGCACGAGCATCGAGACGCTGGTCGATATGCTCTTTGGCGCCATGTGGTACCGGCTCCTGCTGGACCGACCCATAGGCCCAAAGCTCGCGGCGTCCCTCGCCAAGCTGGCCACGCGCGCAGTGCGCTAG